Genomic DNA from Puntigrus tetrazona isolate hp1 chromosome 6, ASM1883169v1, whole genome shotgun sequence:
tatcaatcaaCCACTTTAGGGAGACTATGTGTGGGTGGACTGCAGTGATGGGGTCCAAATCGGAGCTGAAGTCAGACTTTCAGACACTGGACAACTTCAGCTCATCGACGATGAGGGAAAGGTAATATACACGCAATGAAGTCTTAGTTAACTGCTGCTTTTGACTGCAGAAGTGTAGCTGATATCTTCCATTGCATGATTTCCAGGAGCACAAGATTAAGAAGGACAACTCCCTGAAGCCCATGCATCCCACGTCAGCGAATGGTGTGGATGACATGATAAGGCTGGGTGACCTAAATGAGGCCGGACTGTTACGGAACCTTCTAGTGCGCTACAAAGAAGGAACAATCTATGTGAGTTTTTATCCGCCACTTTAGAGTAATCTGGTATACGTTGAAATATATGGtttaaaattttgcatttcaagaTCTGTGAAcctaaaatgaccaaaatagGGAATGCATTGTCCACTCAATTCAACTGTTCTTTGCACTTCCTGTTTAATAACAAGATTGTTTCTATAGAAACAGCCAGTTCCAATTTTGATGAGCGGATCATATTGTTATACAGCATTGACATACAGTAAATCCAGCATCCCGCCCTGAAGTCCAGCTGTATTAATGTTTATGCACCAAGCAGTTACATACTGTAGATGtcattgtaaatgtatattcCTCTATCTGCAAACATGTAGTTTCATTGCAGGAGGTTTCTGTAATCTTTTTGACCGTGCAACaacttttttgctgttttgttttgatagACATACACAGGGTCGATTCTGGTGGCAGTGAACCCTTACCAGCTGCTGCCAATCTACACTCCAGAGCAGGTGGAGCAGTACACAGACCGGCGGTTGGGTGATCTCCCCCCACATGTCTTTGCCATCGCAGACAGCTGTTTCTTCAACATGCGACGGAACCGCAAAGACCAGTGCTGCATCATTAGGTTTTCAGTCATTCCTACTTGGGAGAAACTGATATTTTATAGtgagggttaggttagtttaaAACATGGCTTTGTCGTTGCAAACCcatttgaaatttttatttatttatgttttaatacttGTCTTAACTTGTCAGCCATTTTTAGgctcattcagtcattcatacTTGGTTGAAACTGACATTTTGTAGTTTGATTTATAAAATCTTCATGGTTTTGCACAAAATGTCGTTACAAACCCCTGACtagatataatttattaatgttaaaagtttaattcacaacattcagaaaaatgttgttCATCTGATGAAAGATATTCTCAAAGGATAACCAACTAAATTTCTCATacaatttcattatattaaacgAGTGACCTGAATATTCttgaaaagtgtgtgtttgaaacgATCAGAATATTCATTATAGAGTGAAATGTTTCGGTTCATAgcagtatttttatgtttatgtgcaGCTGTACAAACACCCAGAGCAACCTTGACCTATATGTTGACTCCAGCGTCTGTCTTGCATTCTGTTTGTATGATCTGTTTGATGTGCTCTGAGAGCATCTAcatgtgttgtgtttgtcagTGGGGAGTCTGGAGCAGGAAAAACAGAGAGTACCAAGCTCATGCTGCAGTTTCTTGCGGCGGTGAGTGGGCAGCGCTCCTGGATCGAACAGCAGGTTCTAGAAGCCAACCCTATCTTAGAAGGTATGGATGTTAATGAAGAAGCACATATGTTCTTGCATCATTCATCATTGTATTCCTCATCTTGAAGGAATAGTAAAAaaggaaattctgtcatcatttactcaccctcaagtagttcctaacctgtatgaatttcttcgTTCTGTGgaacatatttcaaaaacagtttGTAATATGGCTGTTTTTGtaaccattgacttccatagtaggggaAAAATACTATGGCATGGTACCCAAAATAACCTGGTTACAAACGTCTTCAAAATatgttcctttgtgttcagcagaacaaaaaaatgcatacaggtCTGGAACtatttgagggtgagtaaacgatgacagaatttaaattattGGGTGAacagtgaactattcctttaacatcaTGTTCTCTTTTGTAGCTTTTGGTAATGCAAAGACCATTCGCAATGACAACTCCAGCCGCTTTGGAAAATATATTGACAtcaactttaataaaaatggagCAATCGAGGGGGCCTGCATCGAACAGTACCTGCTCGAGAAATCAcgtgtttgtaaacaggtaaaCCATCCTGATATGCGATTAAAATTAGATGGTACAATGTGAAGTCTTTGACATcaagcaaataattaaattattgcttatTTGCCGTATTGATTCATGCAGTGTTTTTGGCACAGGCCCCACAAGAAAGAAACTACCACATCTTTTACTGCATGCTTATGGGAATGCCTCCTGACCAAAAAAAGATCTTGTCGTTGGGACATGCTGCAGAATACAACTATCTCACCATGGTACTGATCATTATAAACTTTATGCTTCCACTTTCTATGtctatttacatttgttaaGTCTTTCTGGAGTGAGAATGAACATTGACTGCAAAGTTACagttgtggaacacaaaagaagattgttgttgtaaatgaaaatcaatgacCCCTAAGCTCTTTCGTATTCCTTAGAACAAACTGTCATACAGGTGTAGAgcaaaatgatgaataaataatcctTATAAGCATCATtgctttaaacattattatactgGCTTATAGGGTCAGTGCACTACATGCGAAGGACGGGATGACATAAAAGAGTACGCCAGTTTCCGCTCAGCAATGAAGATCCTGACATTCACAGAGAATGACACGTGGGAAATTAACAAGCTTCTTGCAGCCATCCTACACCTGGGGAATGTGGACTTTGAAGGTAAGTAGTAATAATAAAGAGGCATAAACTGaagcaatacttttttttttttttgagggaatgcctatttcagctttatttctatttttaatatttaagaaaccATTATGAACAACCTCGAGAGCTGTGATGTTCTTTCCTCTACACATTTCAAAATGGCCGCACAGTTATTAGaggtaattaaaaataagtgtatttGTCTGCGAGCAGCACAAACAAGCCCATagatctgatgtttttttggtgtttttttgcagGTTGCCCCAAATGCCCTGGATGTGAGCTTGACACAACGCTCTTTGATGACCAACAGGGAGAGTGTGTCCAAACCTCTGACCTCAGCCCAAGCAGTGGACGGCAGAAATGCGTTTGTAAAGGTTGTGCaactaaatgtaatttcatgtcAGATCAAATATACTCCCGTATGCAGTTGTACTTATGTACTCTCTGTGTGCAGGCCATCTATGGAAGGCTGTTTGTGTGGATTGTGGAGAAAATCAACAGTGCCATTTACAAACCTCCTCCTGATGACCCCAAATACGTCCGACTTTCTATCGGTTTGTTGGACATTTTCGGCTTTGAAAATTTCAACAACAACAGGTTTGTCATATAAGCATTTCATCTTTCAtgtcattgcaaaaaaaaattgtggaacaaaataaaaaaggatttttgaagaatatctAACCTGCTcttttcctttaaatggagactgggataaaaaaacaaaaatatcataaatgtatataaaaaaagagatttacaGTCTTCTGTTGCCATTTAATAGTCATGTGAAGAACAGACCAAACTAATAGTTGTTCTCTAAAAATCTTCCTCCCTTTCACTGAACTCATGATAAATATTACCCCTTTATATGTGTCATGTGAGGTTTGAAATGTTAGTGACAACTGGTCACAAGACACGCGAGAACCAATGACCAATTATAGGGCTGTAAAATAAACAGGTTTCAAtggttaaaatatattaatgtagcACATGACATTCACAGGGTGAGTAATGATCGCAGAATTATTATCTTGATCTTGTCTGTGATTCAGCTTTGAACAGCTCTGCATCAACTTTGCCAATGAGCAGCTTCAGCAGTTTTTCGTAAAACACGTCTTCAAGCTTGAACAACAGGAATACGCCCGTGAAGACATTGTCTGGAATAACATTGACTTTAACGACAACCAGTGTACGCTTGATGTTCTGGCCATAAAGCCTCTCAACATTCTCGCTCTTATTGACGAAGAGAGTCTCTTCCCTAAGgttctaaaatatattcacttttatttactgCAAATACAATATGTCTATAATTGTTTATATACATGTTGTGACCAATTGTAATTTTCTCCAGGGCACAGATGCTACAATGCTTCACAAAATGAATCAGGTTCATGAGAAGGGTGAAATCTACATGCCCCCCAAAAATAATCACGACACACAGTTTGGAATCCAGCATTTTGCTGGAGTTGTCTACTATGACTGCAACGGTAATACAGGCTATCAGAGTTCCTAATACTTTCATGTGAGTTTTTGCCTTTAAATATatctcaaattaaaattactttctATATAGGCTTCCTTGAGAAGAACAGAGATACTCTGAGTAATGATTTGATCCAGCTGATACACACATCATCCAATAAGCTCCTAAAGCAGATATTTCACAATGAGCTCATCACCACGGAGGCAAAAACAAGTTCCAATCACACTATCGTCACCCCAAAAAACTCACTCCGGGTATGTTAAAACCAGCTAAAGGCATGTGTTACACACATTTGCTTTATTAAAGGATTATTTGCTTTATCTTTGATTTGCTATTCCTTCAGCAAACAACAGACTCAAAGAAACGTGTGCCTACATTATGTGGGCAGTTTCGTCAGTCCCTGGACTCTTTAATGAAGACTCTAACTGCTTGTCAGCCTTTCTTCATTCGCTGTATTAAACCCAATGACTTCAAGAAGCCTATGGTAAGTTCCATTCATTTTTTCCATTCACTGACTCACTTTTTTCTCAGTGACTCACGTTTCCAATTTTTCAGCTCTTTGACAGGGAACTGTGTATCCGTCAACTTCGTTATTCAGGAATGATGGAGACTATCCGCATTAGGAAGGCTGGATATCCTATTCGTCACACGTTTGATGAGTTTGTAGAGCGCTACCGTGTGCTGCTCAAGTCCAGTGTTTGTGACCCCAAAACTGTGAGAGAtgcttctatgttgtttgatgTGAATTCAGTGTTGCAGTGGTTTCTGTAACATACAGTGGTTCTGTAAGCGATTTTAGCCATTTTGCTAATGTTTGACACAGTTATGCTGAATTAGACCAGCTACATCAGTAGCCACCAAAACCTTATTCCCAGCCCTCCCAAAACACACATCAGCAAACACCAGTATATAAAGAGCAGAGAGGCAAAGAACACCCTCTCATTGGCTTAAAAAAAGGATAGGCCACACTTATGTTGTTGTTTGCAGAGTTTATAGCTCCTATTCTGTCACATTTTGTAAGTAAGGTCATTTTATGTATTACCTAATAGTTCAGTTTCCTTTTTGCCTTTTTGGCATTTGCTGACTTTAAGTTATtgacaacatttttttgcagAGTTTTGTGGATGTGGGAGAGCCAACTCAGTAGCTAAGGGTAGTGGAAGTTAGCAAAATGGCTAAAATCTATTAGAGCATTTTATAAGTGTGCCAGAGTAAGTTGCCATAAGACAAAACGCATTTAAGAACAGaagattattaaatatatgaagagtttatttgcaaaacagcTTTTAATAAATTCTCAAAAGTCATGTTTTCTCATAGTCCATTCCAACTAATCTCCATCAAATTACACAATAAAAGCactataacaaaataaaaaaacgtgatttttttaaataaaaatttgttcttgcaaataaactcttcatatgttTTCTAAAATAAGCCTAAGTATGCttcttaaatacatttatcttgttcaatattttttagatgaaaaataagtttttccacacattaatattgttaatattaataataactgtaatattaaAGGAGAGTGCCAAGAAATGCTGCGAAAGCATTTGTGACAATGTTCTGAATAAAGAGGACTGGAAGATCGGCAAGACTAAAGTCTTTCTGAAGGTACTGAGGTGAATTTTACAGCTAACCCCTATCGCATTTTAAAGTAGATCCGTTCTAATGGCATACTTACTTGTATCAGGATTTCCATGATACCGTTTTGGAACTGGCACGAGACAGGGCTCTCAATGAGAAGGCACTTCTTATTCAGAAAGTACTGAGAGGATATAAACACAGGTAAAAACCTGAGGACAATCTCTTATATTTGTAGAGAAAATTTTCACAAATTGGTTTATCAGTTGCCATCTTGTTTTCTTGCAGGAAAGTGTtcctgagaaagagaaaagcagcTGTGACCATACAGAAAACATGGCGAGGGCACAAAGTCAGAAAACTTTACAGAGTGGTATGTCATCCTCTAACTGTCGACTAGCAAATTCTAAATGTTGATAGTCTTGTGACCAATGTTGATGTAAAATGTCACTTGTCTTTCTGCAGGTCCAGTTGGGTTTTGCCCGTCTGCAAGCTCAAGTACGCTCTCGACAAATGGCCTGGCGGTATAAACAAAAGCGACAAGCAACTGTTCTGCTTCAGGCTCAGACTCGTGGCTACCTGATGAGAAAGGAGTGGAAACGAAAGAGAGCGGCAGTGATCCTCCTGCAGGCTTACACAAGAGGAACTCTAGCTAGAAAAGCTGTCAAGAAGATGAAGAGAGATGTAGGAAATTTTGTTGATGGATATAGTCACTAtgtttaaaagataaatgtCTCAGGCTACAAGTCATCTTTATCTGTTGCTGTCTCTGTTGTTTGCAGGCTGTCCTCTCACTTCAGGAACGTAGAGCAGAAGAACTTGCTGCTCTAGAGAGGCAAAGGAGGCTTGATGAAATTCTGcggcagaaaaaagaaagagaggcgGCAGAACAGCTGGAATCCATCACAGACCAGGAAATGGTGGATGATATCTTTGGATTCTTGCCTAGAATGGTTGGCGGACAGGAGGGCCAGGCACCTGTGGGCTTTGAGGTGAGAGATGAAGCTTCTCAAAAAAGTGTAATGTTAATGTTtgaataacaataatgtaaaaaccaaaaactgcTTGGAAACTTTGTTTTTAGGACTTTGAGGGAAAGCGAATGGTGCTTGAAGAGGTGGATCTAGATGATGCTCCTATTATGGAGATTCCAGAGGAAGACTATGATGATTTGGATGAGTATTCGTTCTCCAAGTTTGCTTCCATGTACTTCCAGGGAGCTGCCACACCTACACACATTCGCCAGAGATTACGCCAGCCTCTGCTCTACCATGAGGACGAGAATGATGTCCTGGTTAAGCCACTTTTGACTTTTACCAGCTTTTGGTTGATTTATGAAATTATTCTGATGTCACATTAACAATAGGTGCTTACCACTGCACTTCTCTTCTTCCCCGCAGGCTTCACTAACAGTTTGGTGGATGATCTTGAGATTTATGGGTGATCTTCCTGAACCAAGAGCTCAGGGGGTCTCCAGAAGTGGACCAGCCTTTGTAGAAGGCTCTCTTCAGGAAGATGTGGCCTCCAGAAAAGATAGACGCCTTAGCCATATGGTGGGCCTGGACCAGGTGAGGAAACtcctttttattacattttacacctgaaaaaaaagtgtgtgagaCTAGCTAGCTGACCAGCTAAAAACTAGCTTGGACAAACTGGGAGACCATCTAAGATCAGCAGTACAGGTCTTTTAGCATTTCTGAAAACAATCCTGCAGTCTTTTCTTGAAATGCAGCCTTTCCTGAAAGTGTTGATGTCTTATTATTTTAGAGAATGAGAAATACAAGAAACTCTCAGAACAGGAAACTCAGTACAGTTCCAGAAGACGCTTCCCGCAACAGAAAATCTTCAACTTTTACAGACATACTGGCCCGAAACAAAAAATCTGTCCAAGATGATGGTGTTCCAAGCCGCAAACTATCTGCCATTCCAGAGCAGGGTCCAAAAACAGAAAGACTTCAACTTTCACTGATATAATGTCCCGAAACAGAAGGATCTCTACAGCTGCTGAGGGGCCTCAATCCAACAGAAGAACCAGTAGAAAACCGTCTGTAATAGCAGAAGAGGTAAATTGGTAAATGTTGCAACACTTATTATCTGTTCATTTTGGTTAATTAAATAAGTAGATATATATTTGATCTGGGAAAACCAGTCAGATGTCATGCTGGGACTTTttcaggaaattaaaaaaaaaaaaaaaaaggttgaatgTCAGAATTAGGTTTTCATTACCTTACTACTCTATAACATCTTGTCTATCTCCTTCGAAAATATCGTGACAAAATGAACTTGTTTAGTTCAAAAAACAGTGATTTGTTTTTGCTAATTTTATGGTAAAGTGTCATGAAACCTTCCTGTGTTTTAGCACTAGTCTTTCACacctttgatttaaaaattttggAAAAGTGGGAGTGGGAAGAAGAGAGAAGACAAACCAATAAAGACCATAGACCAAcaacatgaatattaaaatgtttaaaacagaaaaaatcaAGGCATAGTTactttttgttcattgtttgttgtttatcaGTAATTTGTTACTCCATATAATGAACAAGAAACTCAGATTGCTTGCTAATTCTATATACGAAATGCGTATTTATCATCCATTTGTACTTTACT
This window encodes:
- the LOC122346752 gene encoding LOW QUALITY PROTEIN: unconventional myosin-VIIa (The sequence of the model RefSeq protein was modified relative to this genomic sequence to represent the inferred CDS: inserted 1 base in 1 codon) → MVVLRKGDYVWVDCSDGVQIGAEVRLSDTGQLQLIDDEGKEHKIKKDNSLKPMHPTSANGVDDMIRLGDLNEAGLLRNLLVRYKEGTIYTYTGSILVAVNPYQLLPIYTPEQVEQYTDRRLGDLPPHVFAIADSCFFNMRRNRKDQCCIISGESGAGKTESTKLMLQFLAAVSGQRSWIEQQVLEANPILEAFGNAKTIRNDNSSRFGKYIDINFNKNGAIEGACIEQYLLEKSRVCKQAPQERNYHIFYCMLMGMPPDQKKILSLGHAAEYNYLTMGQCTTCEGRDDIKEYASFRSAMKILTFTENDTWEINKLLAAILHLGNVDFEETIMNNLESCDVLSSTHFKMAAQLLEVAPNALDVSLTQRSLMTNRESVSKPLTSAQAVDGRNAFVKAIYGRLFVWIVEKINSAIYKPPPDDPKYVRLSIGLLDIFGFENFNNNSFEQLCINFANEQLQQFFVKHVFKLEQQEYAREDIVWNNIDFNDNQCTLDVLAIKPLNILALIDEESLFPKGTDATMLHKMNQVHEKGEIYMPPKNNHDTQFGIQHFAGVVYYDCNGFLEKNRDTLSNDLIQLIHTSSNKLLKQIFHNELITTEAKTSSNHTIVTPKNSLRQTTDSKKRVPTLCGQFRQSLDSLMKTLTACQPFFIRCIKPNDFKKPMLFDRELCIRQLRYSGMMETIRIRKAGYPIRHTFDEFVERYRVLLKSSVCDPKTESAKKCCESICDNVLNKEDWKIGKTKVFLKDFHDTVLELARDRALNEKALLIQKVLRGYKHRKVFLRKRKAAVTIQKTWRGHKVRKLYRVVQLGFARLQAQVRSRQMAWRYKQKRQATVLLQAQTRGYLMRKEWKRKRAAVILLQAYTRGTLARKAVKKMKRDAVLSLQERRAEELAALERQRRLDEILRQKKEREAAEQLESITDQEMVDDIFGFLPRMVGGQEGQAPVGFEDFEGKRMVLEEVDLDDAPIMEIPEEDYDDLDEYSFSKFASMYFQGAATPTHIRQRLRQPLLYHEDENDVLASLTVWWMILRFMGDLPEPRAQGVSRSGPAFVEGSLQEDVASRKDRRLSHMVGLDQRMRNTRNSQNRKLSTVPEDASRNRKSSTFTDILARNKKSVQDDGVPSRKLSAIPEQGPKXRKTSTFTDIMSRNRRISTAAEGPQSNRRTSRKPSVIAEEAEDGTEVPKQPTVQTITEEDEMNSDGLTLDRPMTSLEKLHIIVGYAIVRRDLRDEIYCQICKQLQENSNRGSFFRGWILLCICLGIFPPTERFIKYLQSFLRFGPVGYAPYCADRLRRTVANGVRGEPPSWLELQATKSKKPIGILITMMDGRTISLPVDSASTSKEVCQVLSQKVKLQDTFGFSLYIALYDKVWSLGSGREHVMDAISQCEQEVKRKGGQEQHAPWRLFFRKEIFTPWHDCSQDNVSTDIIYRQVIRGLKSGEYQCEKEEDTVALAAKHFYVQFGSDMSMENTRTVVKDCINSKLLEAKSEEKWTQMVNTAHAQGPLINSRTKSDKIKAEVVDYARQKWPMLFSKFFEVAKLSGPPLQKSKFIFAINSTGITFLDEREKNLLVLSYPELTGVNAIRERKCVCLLTLKGDFTLNAIMATDISDLVAMFLAGLIQRSQYAVTLQEVNRQDDKTFLSFKKAELICLIKDDEFSVARGWLKGKNERTGQIGAVPADAVLILPTLTKPTNEVLSLISLSPDQRKTIIDNTVKGTMTERVAPSTLKDFSVDYFRQPIKDVNRQVISKNAAPERLWANSREPIRQPLLKRLVGNSDLSPLACNAFTAILKYMGDYPTRQVQSPLELTDQIFGPPTQNEELRDEIYCQIMKQMTSNNNRYSVEQGWQLLWLCCGLFPPSNSLLKHAQRFIETRKREPLAADCLQRLQGARRMDPRKLPPHQVEVDAIQQNSTQIFHKIQFPNDTQENFEVASNTKIKDLVRTIANKLILSSSEGFSLFVKTPDKVLSLNETDYFFDSLRQITDWSRRAKRVNQAGGPVNVSYTVFFMRKLWFNIIPGRDVEADLIFHYPQELPKYLRGYHRCTKEEMVVLGSLLFRVKVDNDKTQFPMIPRMLKDLVPNDQLKAMSADEWKKHIFAEYNKQTGLIVEQAMIGFLKIVYKWPTFGCAFFDVKQTSEPNFPDIVRIAISKQGVTFIHPKTKDILAVHPYNKIANWCSGSTYFHMTVGNLVRGNKILCETSLGYKIDDLLTSYVNMYLNEKRGQRRSQHFD